A region from the Bacillota bacterium genome encodes:
- a CDS encoding AAA family ATPase has translation MMKEVGVGASLAAATFLAVSGYDITPLLLVVGIAAVLWYVQAGAGLGVGRRFQVLGHDQDGPGVPRVSFSDIGGQEVAKRELMEALEFVVNADKAKALGIRPLRGILLTGPPGTGKTLLAKAAASYTGSTFLAASGSEFVEMYAGVGAQRVRQLFATARTRAAREKRGSAMIFIDEIDVLGGKRGKHTSHLEYDQTLNQLLVEMDGINPYDDVRILVIGATNRADLLDPALLRPGRFDRVVQVNLPDLEGRLHILRIYTKDKPLAEDVDLKEIAKDALGFSGAHIENLVNEAAILALRQGKNAIGAREFKEAVDKVAMGERLDRRPSREDLERIAFHEVGHALASETLRPGSVSAITVTPRGKALGYTRQSHEEDLCLYTREWLEDQLAVLLGGAVAEEIRFGVRSTGAVNDFEQALEIARRLVGSGMSPLGVVGVDDLPKQLYHETISAILKAQEGRVRQILEAAKDTLAEASVVLLEREKLDGEEFREMVRRGQRAT, from the coding sequence ATGATGAAGGAAGTCGGTGTGGGGGCGTCGCTCGCTGCTGCCACGTTCCTCGCCGTGTCCGGTTACGACATCACGCCGTTGCTGCTCGTGGTGGGCATAGCGGCGGTGCTTTGGTACGTCCAGGCGGGCGCAGGCTTGGGTGTGGGCAGGCGCTTTCAGGTGCTGGGCCACGACCAGGATGGTCCGGGAGTCCCGCGCGTTTCCTTCAGCGACATCGGAGGGCAGGAAGTCGCAAAGCGGGAACTCATGGAAGCCCTCGAGTTCGTGGTCAATGCCGACAAGGCGAAGGCCTTGGGCATTCGTCCATTGCGGGGCATCCTGCTCACCGGCCCGCCCGGCACGGGAAAGACGCTGCTCGCCAAGGCTGCGGCCAGCTACACAGGGAGTACGTTCCTTGCCGCGAGCGGATCGGAGTTCGTGGAGATGTACGCAGGGGTGGGGGCACAGCGTGTGCGCCAGCTCTTCGCGACTGCGAGGACTCGTGCAGCCCGTGAAAAGCGCGGCAGCGCCATGATATTCATAGACGAGATCGACGTGCTCGGAGGAAAGCGAGGCAAGCATACCAGCCATCTCGAGTACGACCAGACCCTCAATCAGCTGCTGGTCGAGATGGACGGAATCAACCCGTATGACGACGTTAGGATCCTGGTGATAGGGGCCACCAATCGAGCTGACCTCCTCGACCCCGCGCTCTTGAGGCCTGGACGGTTCGACCGCGTGGTGCAGGTCAATCTGCCGGACCTAGAGGGGAGGCTGCACATCCTTCGAATATACACCAAGGACAAGCCACTCGCGGAGGATGTAGATCTAAAGGAAATCGCCAAGGATGCGCTGGGGTTCTCCGGTGCCCATATCGAGAACCTAGTGAACGAGGCGGCCATCTTGGCGCTGCGTCAGGGCAAGAACGCGATCGGAGCGAGAGAGTTCAAGGAAGCCGTGGACAAGGTGGCCATGGGCGAGAGGCTCGACCGTCGTCCCAGCCGCGAGGACCTCGAGAGGATTGCGTTCCACGAGGTCGGTCACGCACTGGCAAGCGAGACATTGCGTCCAGGATCGGTCTCCGCCATCACAGTGACGCCGAGGGGAAAGGCGCTGGGGTACACAAGGCAGAGCCACGAAGAGGACTTGTGTCTGTACACCCGCGAATGGCTTGAGGACCAGCTCGCCGTGCTGCTAGGTGGGGCTGTCGCCGAGGAGATCCGCTTCGGAGTGCGTTCCACGGGCGCGGTGAACGATTTCGAACAGGCCCTTGAAATCGCGAGGCGTCTTGTGGGGTCCGGCATGTCGCCTCTCGGCGTGGTCGGCGTGGACGACCTTCCCAAACAGCTCTATCACGAGACGATCAGTGCGATCCTCAAGGCTCAAGAGGGAAGAGTGCGACAGATCCTCGAGGCGGCAAAGGACACTCTGGCGGAGGCCAGCGTGGTGCTGCTGGAGAGGGAGAAGCTGGACGGCGAAGAATTCAGGGAGATGGTAAGACGCGGCCAGAGGGCGACGTGA
- the recA gene encoding recombinase RecA → MEKEKALEMALSQIEKQFGKGSIMRLGEADARLGVEAIPTGALSLDIALGIGGMPRGRVIEIFGPESSGKTTVALHVIAEAQKAGGIAAFIDAEHALDPVYAKKLGVDVDNLLISQPDTGEQALEIAEALVRSGAVDVVVIDSVAALTPRAEIEGEMGDAHVGLQARLMSQALRKLTAAIGKSRTCAIFINQIREKVGVMFGNPEVTPGGRALKFYATIRLEVKRVEVLKQGQQMIGSRTRARVVKNKIAPPFREAEFDIIYGQGISREGSILDLGEANDIIARSGTWYSYGDIKLGQGRENAREFLRDNPDLAAEIESKVRHLAGLKLPAPSQPSTTEGETS, encoded by the coding sequence ATGGAGAAGGAGAAGGCTCTGGAAATGGCCTTGTCGCAGATAGAAAAGCAGTTCGGAAAGGGCTCCATTATGAGGCTGGGCGAGGCGGACGCTCGACTTGGCGTCGAGGCGATCCCCACCGGGGCTCTTTCGCTGGACATCGCGCTTGGAATAGGCGGGATGCCTCGGGGGAGAGTCATAGAGATATTCGGGCCTGAGTCGTCGGGCAAGACCACCGTGGCACTACACGTCATCGCCGAGGCGCAGAAGGCCGGGGGCATCGCTGCGTTCATCGACGCCGAGCACGCCCTTGATCCGGTGTACGCGAAGAAGCTCGGCGTAGACGTGGACAACCTCTTGATCTCCCAGCCCGACACAGGAGAGCAGGCCCTCGAGATCGCTGAGGCTCTGGTGAGGAGCGGCGCGGTGGACGTGGTGGTCATCGACTCCGTGGCGGCCCTCACACCCAGAGCGGAGATCGAGGGCGAGATGGGAGACGCTCACGTGGGGCTTCAGGCGCGGCTGATGTCGCAGGCCCTCCGGAAGCTCACTGCAGCCATAGGCAAATCGCGCACTTGCGCCATATTCATCAATCAGATTCGTGAGAAGGTGGGAGTGATGTTCGGAAACCCCGAGGTCACTCCAGGAGGGCGGGCACTGAAGTTCTATGCGACCATCAGGCTCGAGGTGAAGCGGGTTGAGGTGCTCAAGCAGGGTCAGCAGATGATCGGGAGCCGCACCAGGGCAAGGGTCGTCAAGAACAAGATCGCGCCTCCTTTCCGCGAGGCCGAGTTCGACATCATTTACGGTCAGGGCATTTCACGAGAGGGTAGCATACTCGATCTGGGTGAAGCCAACGACATCATAGCGCGCAGCGGCACTTGGTATTCGTACGGCGACATCAAGTTGGGACAGGGAAGGGAAAACGCCCGCGAGTTCCTGCGGGACAATCCGGATCTTGCGGCGGAGATAGAGAGCAAGGTTAGGCACTTGGCAGGCCTCAAACTGCCTGCTCCCAGCCAGCCGAGCACGACCGAGGGCGAGACGAGCTGA
- a CDS encoding metallophosphoesterase family protein yields MMGRAVGGPATATSSIRGTYAGGSPATPRAWHQRSEIAKAAVTWAVVTFASVYAAVNLFGSISYRVAGLDVHISARIGIPGYSALAIPPIGRVEASTHAVPLQLEATLENINPGALQDAMARGEVPSSISEQFRTDSGRVVACFALRIAALAAAGGAFGAAAMSGLSPRRALVGAAVGLAASSTLLGLTYATFDRERLANPRYEGVIEAAPWMLGLLDGSLLKAGEVAGSMHTIAANIRAFFDKAESFHQLESGQPLVRVLHVSDIHDNPQAFDFVAQVVENFGPDLVIDTGDITDFGTLPEARMAARMVRELGVPYLFVPGNHDSPEVARVMSSEGGAILLSEGVVDFMGIRIAAVQDPGALRADMAPASHEELELARARLDEIVTPSGDGSARAPDVVAVHDARAAEGAIGKVGAVLSGHDHRLAVSIRGPTVCVNAGTTGGAGLRGFKVEGGVPMSVALLHFAVGEANGRDAPGPVRLVAVDTIRIHGERHGFDLERRIVGQSYASRTEANENP; encoded by the coding sequence ATGATGGGCAGAGCGGTGGGTGGCCCAGCCACGGCGACGAGCAGTATCCGCGGGACATACGCAGGCGGGTCTCCTGCGACTCCGCGAGCGTGGCATCAGCGCAGTGAAATCGCGAAGGCCGCAGTCACGTGGGCGGTCGTGACCTTCGCGAGCGTCTACGCGGCAGTCAACCTCTTTGGGTCCATCTCTTATCGTGTTGCGGGTCTCGACGTACACATATCCGCGCGAATCGGAATACCGGGATACAGCGCACTTGCGATTCCCCCCATCGGCAGAGTCGAGGCAAGTACCCACGCCGTTCCACTTCAGCTCGAGGCGACCCTTGAAAACATCAATCCGGGCGCGCTTCAGGACGCGATGGCGCGCGGTGAGGTGCCGTCCAGCATCAGCGAGCAGTTCAGGACGGATTCTGGGAGAGTCGTGGCATGTTTCGCGCTGCGCATAGCCGCGTTGGCCGCGGCGGGAGGAGCTTTCGGCGCTGCGGCAATGTCGGGGCTGAGCCCGAGGAGAGCGCTGGTGGGGGCCGCCGTAGGTCTCGCGGCAAGCTCGACGCTCCTCGGGCTCACCTATGCCACTTTCGATCGGGAAAGGCTCGCGAACCCGCGCTACGAAGGGGTGATCGAGGCGGCCCCGTGGATGTTGGGCCTCTTGGACGGCAGCCTTCTCAAGGCTGGCGAGGTGGCGGGGAGCATGCACACCATCGCAGCCAACATCCGCGCGTTCTTTGACAAGGCCGAATCATTTCATCAGCTCGAAAGCGGTCAGCCGTTGGTGAGAGTGCTCCATGTGTCGGACATCCACGACAACCCTCAAGCCTTCGATTTCGTAGCCCAGGTGGTCGAGAATTTCGGGCCGGATCTCGTCATCGACACGGGGGACATCACCGACTTCGGCACGTTACCCGAGGCGAGAATGGCCGCGCGCATGGTGAGGGAGCTTGGCGTCCCCTACCTGTTCGTTCCGGGAAACCACGATTCACCCGAGGTCGCGAGGGTTATGTCGTCCGAGGGCGGAGCGATCCTCCTCTCCGAGGGCGTGGTGGACTTCATGGGGATCCGCATCGCCGCCGTGCAGGATCCCGGAGCCCTTCGAGCCGATATGGCGCCGGCGAGCCATGAAGAGCTGGAGCTGGCGAGGGCGCGGTTGGATGAGATCGTAACGCCGTCTGGAGACGGTTCGGCCAGGGCACCTGACGTTGTGGCGGTTCACGATGCGAGAGCGGCCGAGGGAGCGATCGGCAAGGTTGGTGCCGTCCTGAGCGGTCATGACCATCGTCTCGCCGTTTCAATACGCGGGCCCACAGTCTGCGTGAACGCTGGGACCACGGGGGGAGCCGGTCTGCGGGGGTTCAAGGTGGAGGGGGGAGTGCCCATGAGCGTTGCGCTCCTGCACTTTGCGGTGGGCGAAGCCAATGGACGCGATGCCCCGGGGCCCGTCCGACTGGTAGCAGTGGACACCATACGAATCCACGGCGAACGACATGGGTTCGATCTCGAGCGGAGGATCGTAGGACAGTCTTACGCCAGCCGCACTGAGGCCAACGAAAATCCTTGA
- the rsgA gene encoding ribosome small subunit-dependent GTPase A, whose amino-acid sequence MPEGRVTRAYAGHYYVDSGGKTVDCAVRGRLRKEGKEILVGDMVSFSVTGPDSGVIEGLLPRKSRLVRPPVANVDQAVIVMACADPDPDLELLDRMLVAVASAGLETVICFNKMDLVSDYASRKMAQPYRRAGYSVVRASARAGWGLRPLRKALAGKISVFSGPSGVGKSALLNALEPGLRLRCGETSAKTGRGRHTTRYSVLLEVRPGGYVADTPGFSRLELDLAGLRREALDDYFPELVARRNGCRFAGCLHHKEPGCAVRASVEAGEVSPSRYAHYVKFLEEIIEAERKGKLW is encoded by the coding sequence GTGCCTGAGGGACGGGTTACTAGGGCTTACGCCGGGCATTACTACGTCGATTCGGGTGGGAAGACCGTTGACTGCGCGGTCCGGGGAAGGCTCCGGAAGGAGGGGAAGGAGATCTTGGTGGGGGACATGGTCTCCTTCAGCGTGACCGGTCCCGACAGCGGCGTCATCGAGGGTCTTCTCCCCAGAAAGTCGCGTCTGGTGAGGCCCCCGGTCGCCAATGTTGATCAGGCTGTGATCGTGATGGCTTGTGCGGACCCGGATCCAGACCTGGAGCTGCTCGATCGCATGCTCGTGGCCGTGGCGTCCGCGGGTCTGGAGACGGTGATTTGCTTCAACAAGATGGACCTCGTAAGTGACTACGCTTCGAGGAAGATGGCTCAGCCCTACCGGCGCGCGGGCTATTCGGTAGTCCGGGCAAGCGCGAGGGCAGGCTGGGGCCTCCGGCCCCTGCGTAAGGCGCTCGCCGGAAAGATCTCGGTTTTCTCGGGGCCCTCCGGCGTGGGCAAGTCCGCGCTTCTCAACGCTCTCGAGCCGGGTCTCCGGCTCCGCTGCGGTGAGACGAGCGCGAAGACCGGACGAGGGAGGCACACAACGCGATACTCGGTCCTCCTCGAAGTGCGCCCTGGTGGGTATGTAGCTGACACGCCGGGATTCTCCAGGCTGGAGCTGGACCTCGCGGGCCTTCGGAGGGAGGCTCTCGACGACTACTTTCCCGAGCTCGTGGCGAGGCGGAACGGCTGTAGGTTTGCGGGATGCCTCCATCACAAGGAACCTGGCTGCGCGGTGAGAGCCTCCGTGGAGGCGGGGGAAGTGTCCCCTTCGCGTTATGCGCACTACGTGAAGTTTCTCGAAGAGATCATCGAGGCGGAAAGGAAAGGGAAGCTTTGGTAA
- the thpR gene encoding RNA 2',3'-cyclic phosphodiesterase: MSLRMVRCFVAVFLSPTLRPQVVALQRYLAQSGADVKWVEAENLHFTVKFLGDVEESRLAALTTVLEACAGGIGPFELSLGAAGAFPRLQDPRIIWVGVEAGKQPFVTLASAVEEAMKAEGFRREGKGFSPHLTVGRTRSGRNLGVLVERLLSCAPLKGAMRVDEIQLVASELTSSGPIYSPVATVSLFRGRT; encoded by the coding sequence TTGAGTCTGAGGATGGTTCGCTGCTTCGTCGCCGTTTTCTTGAGTCCGACCCTGAGGCCGCAGGTGGTGGCTCTTCAGAGATACCTCGCCCAGAGTGGGGCTGACGTGAAATGGGTGGAGGCTGAGAACCTTCACTTTACCGTGAAGTTCCTGGGCGATGTGGAGGAATCGAGGCTTGCGGCCTTGACCACGGTTCTAGAGGCTTGCGCCGGCGGAATTGGCCCGTTTGAGCTGAGTCTGGGGGCCGCCGGAGCGTTCCCGAGGCTTCAGGATCCGCGGATCATCTGGGTTGGCGTCGAAGCGGGGAAGCAGCCCTTCGTGACGCTTGCCTCCGCGGTCGAGGAGGCTATGAAAGCGGAGGGCTTCAGGCGTGAGGGCAAGGGCTTCTCGCCCCACCTTACCGTGGGCAGGACTAGATCGGGGCGCAATCTCGGCGTGTTGGTGGAGCGGCTTTTGAGCTGCGCGCCTCTCAAGGGCGCCATGCGGGTCGACGAGATCCAGCTGGTAGCAAGCGAGCTCACGAGCAGCGGACCGATATACAGTCCCGTGGCCACGGTATCGCTCTTTCGTGGGAGAACGTAA
- the rpe gene encoding ribulose-phosphate 3-epimerase: MVRIVPSILSADFVHLADEVARVESCADMLHVDVMDGHFVPNITVGPPVVASLRRATRLPLDVHLMIENPDAYVDRFAASGATLITVHAEATPHLHRTLQSVKAAGVKAGVAICPATPAYCLEYVLDLVDLILVMTVNPGFGGQEFIGGMQAKVRQVKAMIEAADRRIDIEVDGGIYEATAPLAVRAGANVLVAGTSVFGGGSPCDNIQRLRRSALSALPSC, encoded by the coding sequence TTGGTAAGAATCGTGCCGTCGATACTCTCTGCGGACTTCGTGCATCTGGCTGACGAGGTAGCCCGAGTGGAGTCGTGCGCAGACATGCTGCACGTCGACGTCATGGACGGACACTTCGTCCCGAACATCACAGTGGGGCCGCCGGTCGTGGCGTCACTGCGGCGGGCGACTCGCCTGCCTCTTGACGTTCACTTGATGATAGAAAACCCAGACGCGTACGTCGATCGCTTCGCCGCTTCCGGCGCTACTCTGATAACAGTGCACGCTGAGGCGACGCCTCACTTGCACAGAACGCTCCAGTCGGTGAAAGCCGCGGGAGTCAAGGCCGGTGTCGCCATCTGTCCCGCTACCCCTGCATACTGCCTCGAGTACGTCCTTGACCTCGTGGACCTCATTCTCGTCATGACGGTGAACCCGGGGTTCGGCGGCCAGGAATTCATCGGCGGGATGCAGGCTAAAGTGAGGCAGGTAAAGGCCATGATAGAGGCCGCAGACCGTCGGATCGACATCGAAGTCGACGGGGGCATTTACGAAGCCACCGCGCCGCTTGCGGTGCGGGCAGGGGCGAACGTCCTCGTCGCGGGAACCTCGGTGTTCGGTGGGGGCAGCCCGTGTGACAATATCCAGCGGCTGAGGAGGAGCGCGCTGTCAGCCCTCCCGTCTTGCTGA
- a CDS encoding competence/damage-inducible protein A, with translation MRAEVISIGTELLLGQIVDTNAAYICLRLAEVGVDVFHRVTVGDNLDRVAAAIADALARADVVITTGGLGPTEDDPTREAVARATGLPLVVSDQALRHAESLLARSGHPMDRARESALTQARVPRGALVIHNDRGTACGFIVESDAKAVISMPGVPGEMQGMMESTVVPYLRDRAGGAGTVIRWRELRICGRGETAVEDEVRDLLHGRANPTVAPLVSLGEVRLRITAKARSAEEAEAMIAPVEAEIRARLGEDVYGADDDELHAVVVRLLAERKLACAVAESVTGGLIAHKLTEVPGCSAVMGLAVTSYSDDAKRRVLGVPAELLDRHGAVSREVAVAMARGVLGLGRADVAVSTTGLAGPSGGRQKQPVGLVYVGLAWRNGVACTRLMLFGTRTEIRERAAKKALDLLRRRLLRR, from the coding sequence GTGAGGGCCGAGGTGATCTCCATAGGAACGGAGCTGCTCCTAGGGCAGATTGTGGACACGAACGCTGCGTACATCTGTCTTCGGCTGGCGGAAGTCGGTGTGGACGTGTTCCATCGGGTCACGGTCGGGGACAACTTGGATAGGGTCGCAGCGGCGATTGCGGACGCTCTCGCCAGAGCGGACGTGGTGATTACGACGGGAGGCCTCGGGCCAACTGAAGACGATCCCACGAGAGAGGCCGTCGCGAGGGCAACGGGCCTGCCTCTTGTCGTGTCGGACCAGGCCCTTCGCCACGCCGAGTCCCTCCTAGCCAGGTCAGGGCACCCGATGGACCGCGCGCGTGAGAGCGCGTTGACGCAGGCGAGGGTACCGCGGGGCGCGCTGGTCATCCATAACGATCGAGGCACGGCGTGTGGGTTCATAGTGGAGAGTGACGCGAAGGCCGTCATCTCGATGCCGGGCGTTCCGGGCGAGATGCAAGGGATGATGGAGTCCACAGTCGTGCCCTATTTGAGAGACAGGGCGGGAGGCGCCGGCACCGTCATCCGCTGGAGAGAGTTGAGGATCTGTGGCCGAGGAGAAACGGCGGTGGAAGACGAGGTTCGCGATCTTCTCCATGGCCGGGCCAATCCGACGGTGGCACCCTTGGTGTCGCTTGGTGAGGTGAGGCTCAGGATAACGGCGAAAGCGAGGTCCGCTGAAGAGGCAGAGGCCATGATCGCGCCGGTCGAGGCGGAGATCAGGGCGAGGCTGGGCGAAGACGTGTACGGAGCGGACGACGATGAACTCCATGCAGTAGTAGTGAGGCTTCTTGCCGAGCGCAAGCTGGCGTGCGCCGTCGCGGAATCCGTGACCGGGGGGCTCATTGCCCACAAGCTCACTGAGGTGCCCGGGTGCTCCGCCGTGATGGGGCTGGCGGTCACGAGCTACAGTGATGACGCAAAGAGGAGGGTCCTGGGGGTTCCGGCGGAGCTCCTGGACAGGCATGGAGCCGTGAGCCGCGAGGTGGCCGTGGCCATGGCGAGAGGGGTGCTCGGCCTGGGACGCGCGGATGTGGCCGTGTCCACCACAGGGCTGGCGGGGCCATCTGGAGGCCGACAGAAGCAGCCGGTGGGTTTGGTTTACGTGGGGCTCGCCTGGCGCAACGGGGTCGCATGCACGAGATTGATGCTGTTCGGTACGCGGACGGAGATCCGGGAGAGAGCCGCCAAGAAGGCGCTGGACCTCCTGCGTAGGCGCCTTCTGCGAAGATGA
- a CDS encoding recombination regulator RecX produces MGVEEGYIKHGGPAHPGRKAREYALRLLAMSDRTVKELEERLRAKGFPEEVVVEIVRDMTRLEYLDDEKLAVRFAEGCAERRGIGPMRVRAELSRRGVPDSLIEHALRLAFDADRESAIALASARTWLERHGPSSGEDLGAAKRRLCGFLVRRGFSLEVVERALREVLGSLGGPEEDSTALR; encoded by the coding sequence ATGGGCGTAGAGGAGGGCTACATCAAGCATGGCGGTCCGGCGCATCCGGGCCGGAAGGCGAGGGAGTATGCCCTCAGGCTTCTGGCGATGAGCGACCGAACCGTGAAGGAACTCGAGGAAAGACTTCGCGCGAAAGGCTTCCCAGAGGAGGTCGTCGTCGAGATCGTCAGGGACATGACGAGGCTTGAGTATCTCGACGATGAGAAGTTGGCGGTAAGGTTCGCGGAGGGATGCGCGGAGAGGCGGGGGATCGGCCCCATGCGCGTTCGGGCCGAGCTTTCCCGCCGGGGCGTCCCCGACAGCCTCATAGAGCATGCTTTGAGGCTTGCGTTTGATGCGGACAGAGAAAGCGCGATAGCGCTCGCGTCCGCCAGAACTTGGCTCGAGCGGCACGGTCCGTCATCCGGGGAAGACCTGGGCGCCGCGAAACGGAGGCTGTGCGGATTCCTCGTCCGACGCGGGTTCTCATTGGAGGTCGTCGAAAGGGCGCTCCGCGAAGTGCTGGGCTCGCTCGGCGGGCCAGAGGAGGACTCGACGGCGCTCCGCTGA